The DNA region TGCACCTCCTCCTGCATCTCAACATCTACCACGTACTATGTTCTCCTCTACCTAGTCCCTTCTCCAGCCCTAACAGGCTTAATGCCACTTGGAATCCTACCTTCCTACCTCCTCTGGGATAGAcctttttcccttcaattttttgctgcttctcttcctgggGCAAAGTGATGCTTCAGTTCCTGACATGCAAAGCCTCCCCTTGGGGGTCTGGAAACCTGACTGTGCACTGCACCTTCTCATCTTCAGAGGCAGGGCTGTGCTGCTAGGCCAGCTGTGCTGGGCATGGTGACCAGGGGATGGATTCTAGGTGGATCAGGCCTCCCTGATCTCCTGATTCTGCCTGAGAACCAGTGCAGATTATAAATCCTGTTTTTACTTCCCACAAAACAGGAAGGGCTCCAGGGCCAatgtcctttcctttttctttccccagATAGATTTGAAGGAGCAGGGACAACTCCTACATCGGGACCCCTTCACTGTCATCTGTGGTAGAAAGAAATGCCTTCGCCACGTCTTCCTCTTTGAGCATCTTCTCCTCTTCAGCAAGCTCAAGGGTGCTGAGGGAGGATCAGAGACCTTTGTTTACAAGCAGTGCTTTAAGGTACAACACCTGGAGTGGGGGAGGTGAGTCATGCTCTTCTTGAGAACTTAAGGAGCTCTGGAAACTCAACCCCAGCCCAGGTCCAGAGTCTGCATCATCCGGAAACAGGCTTTGACCTGTAGTCAACCATCAGATCAGGGTGTCAGGGGCTGATGGGTGTCCCTGTCACTCATccaccccagagggttttctttgttgttcaaGCAGGAAACTCATTAGAATGGAGAAGGACCCTTCCCATTAAGAGCACACACGTCTTTTGAGCTAGAGGCAGTTCCTGGGAGATAGGGAGAAAGGACACTATAGATGTAGCTTAACTTGACTGAACTGAAGGACCCAGGAAGAGGGGCAGGAAGGCCCTGCCTTATGGAAACTGCCTTGGTATCCTGACAAACATCCATAGCAACCTGTGGTCCTGGGTCAGGCAGTGTGGAATGATTCTAAGAGTTTTTAGACTTTGTACCCCTACCTTAGATCCAGCTCTTTAGGAGGGAGGCTCTATagtacagaagaaaaggcctaggTTTGTGATTACACAGACATGGATTCAAATCCTAACTCTCTCTGATAAGCTATAATAAGcacttgggcaagttgcttcatGTCTCTGGGCCCCATACTCCTTCTGTAAATTAGGCTTGTTATGAAGACTAAATGTAGAGCACTTGGCATGTGGTAGGTGTTGAGTAAGTGTTTACTGAATACCTTCcagatgccaggcactgggctaagtgTAGTCCTTGCCCAGGATGCACTGCATCTTCACCCAGTCCCATCTGATCTTCCTCAGACCGCTGACATGGGGCTGACAGAGAACATCGGGGACAGCGGACTCTGCTTTGAGCTGTGGTTTCGGCGGCGTCGGGCCCGAGAGGCATACACTCTGCAGGCAGCCTCACCAGAGATCAAACTCAAGTGGACAAGTTCTATTGCTCAGCTGCTATGGAGACAGGCAGCCCACAACAAGGGTACTGGGCAGAGCCAGGGGAGGGTGTGCTTGGAGCCAGGGCTATGGCAGAAGGCTATCGGCAGAGTGTGGAGATCACTTGGGAAAACAGGGTGTAGgatgaacaaagaagaatgacttATGAAAAGATTCAAGATCTGACTTGAGAAATTGCCAAGACAGAAATTAGTCTAAGGTGTGCCAAAAGGGAAGAGAAAGCAAGCACATTTTAGGGAAGCAAGAGCAAAATGGCTAggcaaaagaaggcaagagacTGCTCAATGGACTTGAGTTCAAGAATTGGCACCATTTACTTGCTGTGTAGCCTGGActaggtttatttttgttttattttgctggtttttggttttcatttcgtTCTGATTTCTCGGAACCTCATTCCACCCTTctgaaaaatggaaatagtaGTATTTACATCTTAGCAcgataaatcaaaaccaaacttgttgccatcaagtcgtctCTGACTCactaatagtgaccccataggacagagtagaactgccccatagggttttccaaggctgtaatctttacagaagcagcctgccacatctttctccttgggagtggctgctgggttcgaatctccaaccttttggttagcagacaccgGGGCTCAATAGCGAGGATTAAATAAGGTGATACATATATGGAAGCGCTTTGCAAATTATAAAGGCAGGTAGAAATGCGAGTTTTGCTCTTAATGCCCAAGATAACGGGAAGAAGGTGGATATTAGAAGAGGCGTTGGGTGCTGGGATGTCAAAGGAGCAGGAGGCAACATATAAGAGAGACAGATGCCTAGAGAGGAAGTCAAAAACCACCATCACCATCCACGTCGTGATAGTCAATGGGAAGAGTAACAAGAGACTCCAGAGCaatgaaagggaagaacaagagCTGGGAAGGGGCCAAAAGAAGGGTCAACTGTGACAGTGCTAGGGCAGGAACAGAGGGGGCAGAGGAGGTTGGTGACCAGGTTTCTGTTCCTCAGAGCTCCGAGTGCAGCAGATGGTCTCCATGGGCATTGGGAATAAACCCTTCCTGGACATCAAAGCCCTTGGGGAGCGGACGTTGAGTGCCCTGCTCACTGGAAGAGGTGAGGGCCAGAGTGCTGGGGGCAGCCCCCGAAGTCAAGATTTTGAGAATGAGGGCACAATGGGAGGCATGGAAGAGTGAGGAAGGGTGAAGAGTGGGCATCTCCTCCCAGAAACTATGGGACTGACTGGGAGGCCCTCTGTGAGACTGAGGGTCCTTCCAGGGAGCCAAGAGGGCTTTCCCACACCAGCACCCCACCCTCCCCCACTCCCACTCTCTGCAGCTGCCCGAACCCGGGCCTCCGTGGCCGTGTCATCTTTTGAGCATGCCGGCCCCTCCCTTCCCGGCCTCTCGCCGGGAGCCTGCTCCCTGCCTGCCCGCGTCGAGGAGGAGGCCTGGGATCTGGACGTCAAGCAAATTTCCCTGGGTGAGGCACCTCTCGGGGTGGCTCCCAACAGCTGGGTCAACGTGGTGATGTTCAGGCTGCTTGCTGCTGAACAATTCCTCTTTCTAGCCAAGTAGCCCAGTTGCCATGGCAACTGTGTACAGCTTCCCCATTGCTAAAAGAGTCTTCCATCTGGTTGCTAGGGTGATGCTTACAGCAGCCTGTTGCTAAGAAGCACTTCCTCTGTACCTCTCTCTAGCTCTCCTTGAGTTTCCATGGAAACTGCCTCAGCTTCCTGTTGTACCCTCCTGGTTCACCACGGCAATCTTTATAGTTTCCTGTTGCTTCTTCCCTGGTTGCTCTAATGATGCTGCTGACAATTTCCTGCCTCTTGGTAGGGGGGCTCTCTTGCAACTGGATTGCTATGGTAACTCACAGCTTCCTGTTGCTATGGAACTTTTTCTTCCCTGATGGAGCAGCGTGGTTGCTTAAGGTAATCTGGAAGGCTTTTATGTTCTGCTCTCACCCAAGCTTCCCCTCCAGCCCCAGAAACACTTGACTCTTCTGGAGATGTGTCCCCAGGACCAAGAAACAGCCCCAGCCAGCAACCCCCCCACCCTGGGAGCAGCACTCCCACCCTGGCCAGTGGAGGGATCTTAGGGCTATCCCGGCAAGTAAGTCCATAGGGCTGGGAACGGGGTGATGTCTTTGGCCACTTTCTGGGTGGTCTCTTCTGATCATTGAACCtattggggtgggggaggcagcAATCCTGTGCTCCTAGCTGAGGCCACAGATTGGATATATTGTCTAGCCTGCCTCTCTCCATTCCCCCAGGCCCAGCTGGGAGGCATCAAGGTCGGAGCTGTAAAGGAATTTTTAATAAGGAGCATACTGGGTAGAAAGGGAAGAATGCCAAGGGCCTGGTTTGGACTTGGGTTAAATCAGCAAGATTCAGGAatcttggagagaagagaggTGAATTGACATGCTTGGGAGAGAAAGACGGGGAATATGGGGAAGAGGtcacttttttcctttaaattcacTGCAGCTTCTCTCTCCACAGAGTCATGCCCGAGCCCTGAGTGACCCCACCACCCCGCTGTGACCTGGGTGAGTCACTCTCCCCTTTCTACCACCCCAACACTCCTTTCCTTCTGCATgtaccttccttcctcccccagttgcttggcagtcagcttcctccctctcccaacccatcttcctcttctcccctgACTTCTGTCTTGCAGAGAAGGTCCAGAATGGTGCCCATTGCCGCAGCCCCTCCTCTCAGCACATTTTGGTCTGGGATGGTGGTGGGACATAACGGAGACTGGGAGAGCATTGAACTCCTTCCCTCTGCTTCTTGGACACAGAGGTGGTCAAAGGACCAGTGCGTTACTCTCCTACTGCTGTCTCTAGCTCTCCCAGCCTGGTGCCTTCTCCTGCTGGAACTAGAGTGGATGCATTTGCTTGACTTCATACCCTAGAGGCCAGGAAATGATCCCTCTTCCAGTCCTTCCCCATCTTGGGCCGCTGCCTACCCCCAGGGCACTGCGCCCAATCTAGCCTTCCTCTGCCAGTCTGCCTTCTCCCCTTCTTACCCTCTGACTCTCCCTGAGAAAATTCATCTCTACCAGGGCAATTGGAGTTCCTGGTGACTCTGTTATGGggtgtgtcagaggaaaaggaACTATGCAAACCATTAtaggagggtggggtgggggatgaaggctttatatatgtaatTACTGTTATTATAGTACTATTGTTATATTAAATGTATTTACTCACACTTTGCCTCCCAGGAGCTACAGCAGTCCTCTGGATTCAGGTGACACTACTAACTTGAGCACTTCCCCTCACCCAGCCGttaccttgttgttagttgccgttgagtcagttttgattcacagagaccacatgtgtgcagggtagaactgctccatagggttttcatggctgtgaccttttagaggcAGATAgtcgccagacctgtcttccaaggcacctctgggtgggttcaaacagccaaccttttggctagtaatagTCTACTGCTTAAGCATCTGCGCTATCCAGGGACCTTAACCATTAACAAACACAGAAAATATAGCCAAGGCTGCAAGGTACCTTCTACCCTTTACTGGCCCAAAGCTGACTGAGCATGAGCTCTGGAGAACATGCCTCCTTCCAGTGGCTCCCAGAGGCTCAATGCATTCTTTGAAGCTCTTCCTCCCACACTACCACCCACTTCTGGAGGCTGAGCTGGTCACAGACAAGCTGGGACCCAGCAGTCCAGGAGCTTTCAAAATGAGGTCTTCAGGCCACTGCacatgagaagctcctaggctacTTGTTAAATGCTAATTTCTGGGCCCCACCTCCGAGCTACTGAATCCGAGGCCTGGGGGTAAAGCCCAAGATTCTGCATTCTTATCAAATTCTCTGGGTGACTACTTCCTGGGCAGAAAAGCCCAAGGAGGGAGACAGGACATAGGCAGACAGACACAGTGCCCTGTGCCTCAAGACACCTGTTTATTGGGGACACGACTCTGCGACAGGGATGACAGGGATCGTACCAAAAATAGCAACGTCTACAGGGCCCCTGATGGGGCTAGAAGGGTACagggccccccacccccaccccttgtaCAAAAATAAACTTTCACGCCTATGGACCAGCAAAGACTGGCAGAGCAGCTCCTCTACAGGGCCGCGATTCTCTCTGCCAATCCTGGGACCCCATTCTTTGACCCTCGCCCCTGCCACTTCTAAGGCACTGTGACTCTCCTCTGGGATGGGTGGGtacctcccacccaccctcctaCGCCCGCTGCCCCTCCACCTCTGGTCCGCCTGGGGCTGGGATATGGGTCCCGCGCTGCCCCCTGCTGGCTGTCCTATCCAACTACCCCTAGTGCTCCACCGCTCCGGCGGGGAAAGCTCACTAAGCTAATGGCCCCTAAGAGGGCTCCCTACCGTTCTTGCCCCCCCAGCCCGGCCTCTCCCGATCTTGACAGCCCGGggccctcctccccttcctcaggAGGACTGGGAGGGGTCTCCCCTGAGGGTGCTCGAGCATAGGGTGGGGACGCTTCAGCCTGGGGCGGCCGGCGGCCCCGAGCCCGACGGCTGTGATGCACTTGCAGGTGCAAGGCCATGAGCTCAGGGGCTCCGGTGGCGAAGGGGCAGAAGAGGCAGCGATGGAGGGCGCCCCCAGGCCCGGCCTCGCCTCCTGGCCCCGCCCGCAGGGACAGGTCCAGGGGCTCAGCCTCACCGCCTCGCCCGTTGCGAAGGGTCCTCCCGGGGCTGGCCGGCTTCCGACGCGACCCTGGCACGGCACAGCTTGAAGGAGGCCGGGGGCTCGCCGCGCCCTCCACCCAGGTCGCAGGCTGCGGAGCCACTTTGGCTCCAGAAGACAGGGCCGAACCCCGCTGGGAAGAGGGCGGCGGCTCCGGCGGTGGTCCGGGGCCTGCTCCGCTTCTCTGCTCCCGGTGGTGGCGCTGCAGGTGATATTTGAGCGAGCCGGACTGGGTGCCCGCATAGTCGCAGTGTGGACACTTGTAGGGGCGTTCGCCTGGGGAGAGGGGTGAGATGGGGGTCACTGGGTTAGGAGGATCACTGCACACCTCCAGCACATTACGCTCGACTTAGATGCCTCATCCTCAGAACCAGGAAAAAATGCCGCCTTTCCCGCCTCTTCTGATAAAATGAAGAAGCGGTTCCCAGTGATCTCATCTGGCCAGCCCGAGGACTGCTGAACATCATTTCACGGCGTTTTCCGTAGGCCCTTCCTTCCGGAGCCCCTTGGCTTTTCCTTCCGCGCTCTAGCTTTCCCTCCCTTCACCTCATCCTCCCCGCCACCGTGGCTGTCCCCTCACCTGTGTGCACTCGCAGATGCACTTTGAGGTGATGCGCTGAGCGGAAAGATTTTCCGCAGAAGGGACAATCCTTGCCGGTGGCTCCCCGGCCCCCTTCCGGCCGAGTCCCTCCAACCAACAGCCCGTTCTCTTCTGCAATACACAGGTCAAGGGCAAGTCAGACGGCGCCTGCGCTCTGTTCCTGGCAGGGCCATGCGCCCCGACTCCCACCCCATAGGACTGCTTCTCTTCGGGGGGCCTGGGGGAAGCAGCTGGGTTTGGGGGAACTTGAGCGTTTGGATTTGCTGTGAGTGCAGAGTTGGTGCCCTCAGAAGGTGACAAAGCCTccaggaaggaaaaaacaaaaaaggcaggagaaattaaaaaaaacaaaaacaaaaccaggccCTTTTAAAAAAGTACGGGAGGGAAGTGGTGGCTTCGGAGTCGGCTGAGGGCACGGGTACATACCCTGCGTGACCGTCGATCTTGCCTGGGCCCCCGCTGCAGGCGCAGAGTGCCCCGGCCCCTCGCCTGGGCGCGGGTGCAGCGAAGCCAGAGGGCCCAGCGCCCTGCTCCGAGCCCAGGtctcctcctctgcctccaccACCTCCTCTTCTTCATCCGGCTCCTCTGTTCGGTGCCGGCGAGCCCGGGCGGGGAGAGCGGAGGGCAGAGGGCGGAAGCCTCCAAAGCTGCGGCCGGGCCCAGACTCAGCGCCCTCGCCGTTGGGCCGGGCCTCGCCAGCTCGCAGGCTCAGGTAGCCCAGGAGGCTCGGGGGCTCGCGGCGCTCAGCCGGGGCGGGTGCCGGGGCCAAGAGGAGCGCGGGGCCCAGCGGCTCATAGGCCAGCAGACCCAGGTCAGGAGGCTGGGGGGCCCGGGTAGGCCCTGAGCCAGGCCCCGGGGCACGCAGTGGGCCCAGCTTGCTGGCGTGCACCTTCATGTGGTTCTttaggaaccagggctccttgaagcagCGGCCACACACGGGACACGCATGATCAAAGGAAGCCTTGTGCTTGCGCATGTGGCCCTTGAGAAACCAGGACTGCGTAAAGCTCTGGCCGCACACTTGGCAGCGGAACTCCGGAGGCGCCGGGGGCTCCTCGGGAGCGGCAGGAGCCGGGTCGGGTGTTGTCTCGGGCTCAGGGACCGATTTGGGTTCCGGCTCGGGTGGAGGCTGAGGCTGGGGGGCAGCGGAGGTGGCCGCCAGGGGGCGCTCGGCAGCCCCATGGGCTGTCAAGCTGTGGTGCAGCAGCTCCTCCTCCTGGCTGGAGCCGAAACTACACAGGCTGCACTTCCAAGGCCTGTGCAGGATGTGCAGGTGACGTTCGCGCTCCGCCGCGGTGCGAAACTTGCCTTTGCAGAAGGGGCAACGGAAGGCGGACGACGCAGTAGACTGGGGCCGCGCCAAGCCCTCAGTGGCGGAGGTGGCCTGCACACCTCCTGAGCCCCGGGCTCTCCCCAGCCGGGCCTCGCGCAGTAACGCGCGCTCCTCCAATTCTAGCAGCAGGCGTGCGGCGGGGCTACGCGGGCGCTCAGGCTGGTGCGTGCGCAGATGCGAGCGCAGCAGAGCCCGCTGCGCTGCGCGGTGGCCACAGTGCGGGCACTGGAAGGCCTGGGCGCCAGGGTGCGCCCGCAAGTGCAGCGCCAGGATGGAGTTGAAGCGGAAGCGCTTCCCGCATACAGGGCAAGGGAAGCGCCTGTCGCCTGCACGACTTTCAGACCAGGCCACCGCGCCCATCCCGGGCGACACCGCGCTCAAGCCTGGCCCGTTGGAATAGCGCTGCAGATCCAGCTCGCCGTCGAAGGCCGGCGGCGACGGCGCTAAGTGGCCGCCCGGGGCGCGGGGACGTGAGCCCTGTGGAGAAAGGTGCAAGTAGAGCAAGGGATGGAGAAGGGCCAACTGTGGGTGAAGCAAGGGCATCGAGGGCTGGAAGAACCCCAGGGAGGGTGAGTTGGGGCCTGAAACAGAAATACCGATGCCCCTTCCACTCACCTCGGGGAAATTGAGGGTTGGATGGGAATTGAGATGCTGGGGACAAGGAGATAGCTTCCAATACTAGGAGGCGAGACAggtagggaggggagggagtACAGTAGAGCCCAGAGCTTCACTCACCTCCATTGACCCCCTTCACATTCTTTGGTTCTGGGGAGtgcagggaagaggaggaggaaaagctgCTAGTGAAGGCAACAGGTGCTGAGGAGCTAAAGCAAGAGAGACAGATTTGGAGGAAAAGATGAACCCTGATATTCAGCAGTGGAGTCACCCTTAACCCCAGACTTCCACCCTCTATTCCGGAAAGCTGCCCCTTCTCCCTCCTTGCATCCTGAAGCACCCAAGGGGCCTGCAGTCCTCAAAAACTGTACCCTTTATTTGCCAAGCCCACAAGGCTCCCTGATAGCCCTGATTTGTTCCCCCAAATTATACTTTCAAAATGGCCAGTCCagaactaccaccaccaccaccccatgaCCTTTCGGGGATGGGGGGGAACCATCACAGCATAACCTCATCTCATTGAGGCTGGGCTGTGCAGTGTGATGAGCAGATGAGGTGGACTTGCCGTGCTCCCCAATTATCCAAGTGGGACCAGTTGCTTCCAGACCCCTAGCCAACCCATCCAGCCAAACACCCTTCCAGGCTTCACAGTCCTTCCTTCTGCCCTTTACCCTGTCTGTCTTTCCCcctcactctccctccctccgcctGGATTCCTGATCCATTCATTTCCATTCATTACAGAGACTCATTCATGCATGGGAGAGAAACACCTCCCAGCAGCAGAGAGTCTGGAGACAGAGGGGGAGGGGCATGAAGGGGGAGAGAGCCAGAGGGAGAGGGGGTGAAGAGAGAGTTGGGGGAGGAATGGAAGTTAAGGGGCGCTGCTGGCCTCAGGAAGGGGTTAAAAACTGCAAATACCAGACAGGATTCATCCCCTTGTTTCAAACCTTGGAGCCTGCAGTTTGATGGGGCATCTCAGCCCCTTTGTCCAGGGCTGTTCCGAAGCAGGCTTTCCTCCTCTCTGCAGGGGAGAGGCTCCCTCACACAAGAGGAGGATTACACAGGCTCTGAGCTCAAGAGGCTGGAGTGAGGGATGGGGGGCGGGGCTGGGCCATCTGCACAGATAGGGGCTCAGCACATGCTCTGAGTAGGAAGGGGTTAAAATTCTCCAGGCTAAAATTCCCTAGGCCTGGGATATGCAGAGCTCCAGTGCTGGGAAAGGAGCAGAGCAATGAGAGAAAAAGGATTGGGGGGGGGCTCCCCTGATTCTAGACTTCAGAGGAGGTCAGCATTAGGACTTAGAAGCAATCCCAGAGTTAAGATTTATAGAAAAAGGCCTGGGAGGATAACCAGTCTACCTTCCTGTTGACATATAGAATTGTATCTGGTCAAGGCCAGACAAACAAGGGCCTAacctatttttttcccctgagatAGGAAGGATATTTGAGATATAAAGAACTTCCTTACAATAGGCATTATGAAACTGAAATGGGTTACTGAGAAAGAAAAGGACTCAAGTATTACTTTGCTTAAGGATCTTTAATAGAAGAGAACTGGGCCAGGAGTCAGCCCTGCTTATCAGTAGAGAGAGAAGGCTCTAGAAGTCCAAGGCTTCTTTAATTTTTGACATTTAGTAGATGCGGTAAGAGTCCATGAAGGGGCATGTATCTGTTACACGTGGGATCTGGGCTATGAGAGTTTTATTAACAGGAGATTAACAAAGTGTCCTTGGCCTAGGTTACTAAATGACCTCTGTAGCCACAAATGTGTGCATTTCTGTAGCTCCAAATTAGGACAGCCAACTTCATCCTCTGTATCCTCCAAATAAACCCCTTTCCTGAAACCAAAAAGCCTAGATGGGCTTACTAAGTGGTGTGATGAAAGATGAACTAGAATAGGGCTGAGGGGTACAAGGCTATTGTGGGCCCAGCTTGACCATTAATAACCCTGCACCCTTAAGTAAACCCCTTAGCCTCCCAGTTTCCTCTCTGTAAAATAAGGGAGTGGGCTAGTTTATGCTCATGTTTCCTTCCAGTTCAAAAGTTTTGTGGTTCTAAGTCACAGGGCTCCTTTTGGACTCCAGAGGCATTAAAATGAATGGCCACCCCTTCAGTACCATGGAGAGTGCAGTGGGCTACCAGAGGATCCACTTTGGCCACCTCAGTACCATAGATAGAGCTGTGAAGTGCTAGAAGGGCCATACTTGTCATTTTAGCACCACAGATAAGGCACTgagagaagcttttttttttttaattcctttctgAGAACCATAGAAAAAAGCAGTGGTACCAGAGGGATTATTTTGGCCTTTTGAATGTCACTGAAAATAGGCAGATGTAATAGAAAATAGATGTAACTAGAAGAATTTTAATTAGCTATAAGGAGTGTCCTGACAGTTACAGTTTGTACATCCTGGAATGAGTTACTGAGGAATCATATTTGGGTCCATCACATTCTGTTGCTCTCCTGGGGATTCCCGGAACATCCTGGTGTACAGCCAATCTGGTATATTCAGAAGAAGCAGATGGcagttgggggggtggggggggtagtGAGGCTGGGAATACTGCATGGTCATAGCTGACTAACCTATGGGCACATACTCTGATTCCGAGAAGATTCTTGGGCCCCTAAAACTGCCGGTAAGATAGCATGCAAAATACCTTATGGGAAGCTGGCCTTTCATCAAAGGCTAGAAGAGTAAGAACAGGGCAAAGCTCCCCCCCTCCCcagtcaaaaacaaaacaaaaacaaaaaactggctaTGAACAGTTTCCAGGGTGAAAATATAGTGATATACAGGAACGCCCAAAATGAAGCTGAATTATTCCTCAGCAGGGAAAGTTTCCCCAGATGGTGACCTAAAACTAACAGAACCCACTAAAAGGCCCTCATAGGCCCAGTCAAGATCTCCTGGATCATTTCCGCACCTGTTCCCCGGTGCCAGATTCCATGGGTTTTTCTCTATAGGAGAAAGCACTGACAGGGCCTGGGATTCTTTGAAATGGCCTGGAACCTAGGTCATGCGTGTATTGTCTGTGGGCAACTGTCACAGATTCTCCTGGTCAGGCCTTAAACACCATCCACAAGAATTCACCAGACAGAGCACTGACCTACTTTCCACCCCACCCAGAATTAGGGGTTATCTTGCCCTTATTTGGGTTCTATAGGAATGCAGGGCCAGGGATAGGGATCAGAAATCTTTCCAAAACAAAAGGCCAGTTTACAAATTTTTATGTGCTAGGCAATCTGGTAAGGGAGGCGGTGGGGTGTGGACCATCAAACCTTACTGAGTAGGGAAGAATGGAAGGGTTGGTGAGAAGACTCTCAGAAACAGCAGGGACAAATACATAGAAGCATCTGCTAACTGGAGGATGAAATTGTCCTTCAAGATATGTGGCTCAAATGGTTTCAGGGTCAGAGTGTAAGGGGTGAGGGTTCAGGACTTCAGGGGCCTAGTTGTTTCTGGCCTGTTTCTGATCATCTCTAATGCTTGATGCTTTCCCTCTGTAGAGAATCCCACCTCCCAAGTCAGCTTTAGGAACAATGATGACTTAAGACTGCAATAGATGGGGTTATAAGGGAATGGGGCTTCTTAGGTGGTCTAGAGTCAAGACCACCTTCATCACACAGACATGCCAATAGTTcagttttatcagttttatttATGTTCTCCATTGCCCTCTGAACCTCACTGCTCAGATAGTTTCTCCAAACCCAACCCACCCCACAACTTGC from Elephas maximus indicus isolate mEleMax1 chromosome 10, mEleMax1 primary haplotype, whole genome shotgun sequence includes:
- the ZNF219 gene encoding zinc finger protein 219; this encodes MEGSRPRAPGGHLAPSPPAFDGELDLQRYSNGPGLSAVSPGMGAVAWSESRAGDRRFPCPVCGKRFRFNSILALHLRAHPGAQAFQCPHCGHRAAQRALLRSHLRTHQPERPRSPAARLLLELEERALLREARLGRARGSGGVQATSATEGLARPQSTASSAFRCPFCKGKFRTAAERERHLHILHRPWKCSLCSFGSSQEEELLHHSLTAHGAAERPLAATSAAPQPQPPPEPEPKSVPEPETTPDPAPAAPEEPPAPPEFRCQVCGQSFTQSWFLKGHMRKHKASFDHACPVCGRCFKEPWFLKNHMKVHASKLGPLRAPGPGSGPTRAPQPPDLGLLAYEPLGPALLLAPAPAPAERREPPSLLGYLSLRAGEARPNGEGAESGPGRSFGGFRPLPSALPARARRHRTEEPDEEEEVVEAEEETWARSRALGPLASLHPRPGEGPGHSAPAAGAQARSTVTQEENGLLVGGTRPEGGRGATGKDCPFCGKSFRSAHHLKVHLRVHTGERPYKCPHCDYAGTQSGSLKYHLQRHHREQRSGAGPGPPPEPPPSSQRGSALSSGAKVAPQPATWVEGAASPRPPSSCAVPGSRRKPASPGRTLRNGRGGEAEPLDLSLRAGPGGEAGPGGALHRCLFCPFATGAPELMALHLQVHHSRRARGRRPPQAEASPPYARAPSGETPPSPPEEGEEGPGLSRSGEAGLGGQER